The following coding sequences are from one Onychomys torridus chromosome 16, mOncTor1.1, whole genome shotgun sequence window:
- the Mb gene encoding myoglobin — protein sequence MTLSDGEWQLVLNAWGKVETDLAGLGQEVLISLFTNHPETLEKFDKFKNLKSKDEMKGSEDLKKHGCTVLTALGGILKKKGQHAAEIQPLAQSHATKHKIPVKYLEFISEAIIEVLKCKLSGDFGADAQGAMRKALELFRNDIAAKYKELGFQG from the exons ATGACGCTCAGTGATGGGGAGTGGCAGCTGGTGCTGAATgcctgggggaaggtggagacTGACCTAGCCGGCCTTGGACAGGAAGTCCTCATCAG TCTGTTTACAAATCACCCTGAGACCCTGGAAAAATTTGACAAGTTCAAGAACCTGAAGTCGAAAGATGAAATGAAGGGCTCAGAGGACCTGAAGAAGCATGGCTGCACCGTGCTCACAGCCCTGGGTGGCATCCTGAAGAAGAAGGGACAGCATGCTGCGGAGATCCAGCCTCTGGCCCAGTCACACGCCACCAAGCACAAGATCCCAGTCAAGTACCTGGAG TTTATCTCAGAAGCCATCATCGAGGTCCTGAAGTGCAAACTCTCCGGGGACTTTGGAGCAGATGCTCAGGGCGCCATGAGGAAGGCCCTGGAGCTGTTCCGGAATGACATTGCTGCCAAGTACAAGGAGCTGGGCTTCCAGGGATAA